The Calypte anna isolate BGI_N300 chromosome 20, bCalAnn1_v1.p, whole genome shotgun sequence genome includes a region encoding these proteins:
- the AAR2 gene encoding protein AAR2 homolog translates to MAGPRLEPELARQLFFEGAAVVVLGVPEGTEFGIDYSSWAVGPRFRGVKMIPPGLHFVHCSAGRAGGGRETGPRTGFFLSLQRREVRVLRWDAATEAVGPEPPGAGEAEAFRENLREMDPFLGPYPYETLKKWVSLSSFISEAAMEKLQPESGRICAFSEVLPVAAGRHSRDRAEQRLPPVDTECRSYAEGLARLPRMEPRAGTQIRFTELPKQMYPDGATPEEITRHSMDLSYALERVMNQRYASQPLGLLAELQFAFICFLIGNVYDAFEHWKRLLNILCRSEDAIGKYQDLYVNLISVLYHQLNEIPADFFVDIVSQDNFLTSTLQVFFSCTCSAAVDGTLRKKAEKFKAHLTKKFKWDFEAEPDDCAPVVVDLPEGVQVD, encoded by the exons ATGGCGGGTCCGCGGCTGGAGCCCGAGCTGGCCAGGCAGCTCTTCTTCGAGGGCGCGGCCGTCGTGGTGTTGGGAGTGCCCGAGGGCACCGAGTTCGGTATCGATTACAGCAGCTGGGCCGTGGGCCCCCGGTTCCGCGGCGTCAAGATGATCCCGCCGGGCCTCCACTTCGTGCACTGCAGTGCGGGGCGGGCGGGAGGCGGCCGGGAAACGGGGCCCCGCACCGGGTTCTTCCTCAGCCTGCAGCGGCGGGAGGTGCGGGTGCTGCGGTGGGACGCGGCCACCGAGGCGGTGGGGCCGGAGCCGCCGGGCGCGGGGGAGGCCGAGGCTTTCCGAGAGAACTTGCGGGAGATGGATCCGTTCCTCGGGCCCTACCCCTACGAGACGCTGAAGAAATGGGTCTCGCTCAGCAGCTTCATCAGCGAAGCGGCCATGGAGAAGCTGCAGCCGGAGAGCGGGCGGATCTGCGCCTTCTCGGAGGTGCTGCCGGTGGCGGCCGGGAGGCACAGCCGGGACCGGGCGGAGCAGCGGCTGCCGCCGGTGGACACCGAGTGCCGGAGCTACGCCGAGGGGCTGGCGCGGCTGCCCCGCATGGAGCCCAGAGCCGGCACCCAGATAAGGTTCACGGAGCTGCCGAAGCAGATGTACCCTGACGGTGCCACTCCGGAGGAGATAACGAGGCACAGCATGGACCTCAGCTACGCTCTGGAGAGGGTGATGAACCAGCGGTACGCCAGCCAGCCCCTGGGACTGCTGG CTGAGTTGCAGTTTGCTTTCATCTGCTTCCTGATTGGAAACGTCTATGATGCATTTGAGCACTGGAAAAGACTCCTAAACATCCTGTGTCGATCTGAAGATGCCATAGGGAAGTATCAAGACCTTTATGTCAATCTCATTTCTGTGCTCTATCACCAACTCAATGAAATCccagctgatttttttgtggACATTGTCTCCCAGGACAACTTTTTAACCAGCACCTTACAG gtgtttttttcctgcacgTGCAGTGCTGCTGTTGATGGGACCCTaaggaaaaaggctgaaaaattcAAGGCTCACCTAACAAAGAAGTTTAAATGGGACTTTGAGGCAGAGCCTGATGACTGTGCTCCTGTAGTGGTTGACCTTCCTGAGGGTGTACAGGTGGACTAA